In Arachis hypogaea cultivar Tifrunner chromosome 2, arahy.Tifrunner.gnm2.J5K5, whole genome shotgun sequence, a genomic segment contains:
- the LOC112727942 gene encoding receptor-like protein 7, translated as MKTTRILWFYLLLPLSLLNFTFTINIVTSQCLGHQQSLLLHLKNGLIFNPAKSKKLIHWNHTDDCCQWKGVACSTKGNVIALDISHEFITGGNLTSLFKLQYLQNLNLAYNEFHFGINSEFKNLKNLRYLNLSNAGFMGQIPTKISHLSKLETLDLSTTFTSSSQHGLKLEKPNIVEFVQNFTRIKELYLDGVAVSAKGEEWCHAVSSLQGLQVLSMSSSNLSGPLDPSLTKFQSLSVLQLDHNNLSSPVPDYFGNLSGLNTLQLRSCGLSRVFPKNILQLPSLQVLDVSDNQGLHGSLTNFPNQASLSHLNLSHTNFSGPIPDSIGNLKHFSTLDLSNCQFNGTLPNSISNLAQLVYLDLSFNNLTGPLPSFNRSKALKTLYLNHNYLNGTLPSTHFEGLTNLVSINLEVNSLHGRFSSSLFSLPSLQLLFLANNRFDGQLDEFPNGFSSSLEMLDLSDNNFQGHIPMSVFQLKRLTLLLLSTNKFNGTIQLSMIQSLQNLTTLDLSHNNLSVIASAIDGNDFPFPKLNSLLLASCNLGIFPSFLRNQSTLVSLDLSSNQIEGIIPNWIWRFEFLINLNLSHNFLTNLEGPFQNLSSNLFHLDLHENQLQGPAPIFAKNINYLDYSSNRFSSITTPAGIGNFIPGAVSIFLSDNSFHGKIDESICNISSLQVLDLSHNGFVGKIPECLTSRRSSSLKLLSLAGNNLNGQISDKFSTCCALRFLDLSGNLLKGTVPKSLANCQNLQVLSVGNNQLMDEFPCFLKKISTISVLVLRSNKFYGQIGCSNVISNWERLQIVDVADNNFSGTLPTTLFQSWKALMSDEDISRFDHLSFDIYDNKISSVNFAAITTILTKTNKMKLAKIVAVEPLFVVEHMLSHVYGEVSSLRRYEASVTIVIKGQKRKLEKILIAFTSLDFSSNHFEGPIPEEIMSFKALHALNLSHNAFSGHIPSTLGNLRNLESLDLSMNSLRGEIPNELASLSFLAIMNLSYNHLVGRIPTGTQIQSFEADSFIGNEGLCGPPLTQNCSGEGGQGLSQPPSSETTNSHSSSSIDWSLLSVELGFTFGFGIFIMPLILWKRWRLWYSKKVDDVLYKIVPQLDFVYERRGGKRYRSLRWKPY; from the coding sequence ATGAAAACCACCCGTATCTTGTGGTTTTATTTGCTACTACCCTTGTCCCTATTAAACTTCACTTTCACCATTAACATTGTTACTTCCCAATGTCTTGGCCATCAACAATCTTTGCTACTCCATTTGAAGAACGGCCTCATATTTAACCCAGCTAAGTCCAAGAAACTAATTCATTGGAACCACACTGATGATTGTTGCCAATGGAAAGGTGTAGCTTGCAGCACCAAGGGAAATGTTATTGCTCTTGACATAAGCCATGAATTCATCACTGGAGGAAACTTAACTAGTCTCTTCAAACTGCAATATTTGCAGAATTTGAATTTGGCTTATAATGAGTTCCACTTTGGAATTAATTCCGAGTTCAAAAACCTGAAGAATCTCAGGTATTTGAATTTGTCAAATGCTGGTTTCATGGGACAAATTCCAACTAAAATCTCTCACTTGTCCAAGTTGGAAACTCTAGATTTGTCTACCACATTCACCTCATCATCACAACATGGTCTAAAACTTGAGAAGCCAAACATTGTAGAGTTTGTGCAAAACTTTACAAGAATCAAAGAACTGTATCTAGATGGTGTTGCAGTTTCAGCCAAAGGAGAGGAGTGGTGCCATGCTGTGTCTTCCCTACAAGGTTTACAAGTTTTGAGTATGTCCTCTTCCAATCTCTCTGGCCCTCTTGATCCTTCATTAACAAAGTTTCAATCTCTCTCAGTACTTCAACTAGACCATAACAATTTGTCAAGCCCAGTTCCTGATTACTTTGGGAATTTGTCTGGCTTAAACACATTGCAGCTCAGAAGTTGCGGATTGAGTCGAGTTTTTCCAAAAAATATCTTGCAACTACCATCACTTCAAGTTCTTGATGTGTCTGATAATCAAGGTCTTCATGGTTCCTTAACAAACTTCCCAAATCAAGCATCTCTCAGTCACTTGAATCTTAGCCACACAAATTTCTCAGGTCCTATACCAGATTCTATTGGCAATTTGAAACATTTTTCTACACTAGATTTGTCCAATTGCCAATTCAATGGGACACTTCCCAATTCAATCTCAAATCTTGCCCAACTTGTTTATCTTGATTTGTCATTCAATAATCTTACTGGTCCACTTCCATCTTTCAATAGATCAAAGGCCTTGAAAACTTTGTATCTTAATCATAATTATCTGAATGGTACACTTCCATCCACCCATTTTGAAGGCCTTACAAATCTTGTGAGCATTAATTTAGAAGTTAACTCTCTACATGGAAGATTCTCTTCATCTTTGTTTTCACTTCCATCCCTACAACTTCTCTTTCTTGCTAACAATAGATTTGATGGCCAACTTGATGAGTTCCCAAATGGTTTCTCCTCGTCATTAGAGATGCTTGATTTAAGTGATAACAATTTTCAAGGGCATATTCCTATGTCTGTCTTTCAACTGAAAAGGCTCACTTTACTTTTACTTTCCACAAACAAGTTCAATGGCACCATACAACTGAGTATGATTCAAAGCCTGCAAAATTTGACAACACTTGATCTCTCACACAACAACTTGTCAGTTATTGCAAGTGCAATAGATGGCAATGATTTTCCATTTCCCAAGTTGAACAGTCTTTTGTTGGCTTCATGCAACTTGGGTATATTTCCTTCATTTTTGAGAAATCAGTCGACTTTAGTTAGTCTAGACTTATCCAGCAACCAAATTGAAGGGATCATACCCAACTGGATTTGGAGATTTGAATTTCTGATCAACTTGAATCTTTCTCACAATTTTCTGACGAATTTGGAAGGGCCTTTCCAAAATCTCAGTTCAAATTTGTTCCATCTTGATCTTCATGAAAATCAATTGCAAGGGCCAGCACCCATTTTCgccaaaaatattaattatttggaCTATTCAAGTAATAGATTCAGTTCTATTACTACACCAGCGGGCATTGGTAATTTTATTCCTGGAGCAGTTTCTATATTTCTATCAGACAACAGTTTTCATGGAAAAATTGATGAATCCATTTGCAATATTTCATCTCTTCAAGTACTTGATCTTTCACACAATGGCTTTGTTGGAAAGATTCCTGAGTGCttgacatcaaggaggagtagcTCTCTAAAACTATTGAGTCTTGCTGGAAACAATCTCAATGGCCAAATTTCagataaattctcaacttgttgCGCTCTAAGGTTTCTAGATCTCAGTGGAAATCTTTTAAAAGGAACTGTCCCAAAATCTTTGGCTAATTGTCAGAATCTCCAAGTCCTTAGTGTTGGAAACAATCAATTAATGGACGAGTTCCCCTGCTTCTTGAAGAAAATTTCTACTATAAGTGTCCTGGTCTTGaggtcaaacaaattttatggacaGATTGGGTGCTCTAATGTGATTAGCAATTGGGAAAGGCTTCAAATTGTTGATGTAGCAGACAACAACTTTAGTGGCACGTTACCTACAACGCTCTTTCAGAGTTGGAAAGCATTGATGTCTGATGAAGATATATCAAGGTTTGACCATTTGTCTTTTGATATTTATGATAACAAGATCAGTTCTGTGAATTTTGCAGCTATAACCACAATTTTGACAAAGACTAATAAAATGAAGTTAGCCAAAATTGTTGCCGTTGAGCCACTTTTTGTGGTAGAGCACATGCTCTCTCATGTTTATGGGGAGGTTTCAAGTCTTCGTAGGTATGAGGCTTCTGTTACCATTGTAATCAAAGGTCAGAAAAGGAAGTTGGAAAAGATTCTCATTGCATTCACTTCGTTGGATTTCTCATCCAACCACTTTGAGGGGCCAATACCAGAAGAGATCATGAGTTTCAAAGCACTGCATGCCCTTAACTTGTCACACAATGCTTTCTCAGGCCATATCCCTTCAACTTTGGGAAACTTGAGAAATCTTGAGTCCTTAGACTTGTCAATGAATTCTCTGAGAGGAGAGATTCCCAATGAGCTTGCAAGTTTATCTTTTCTTGCCATCATGAATCTGTCTTATAATCATCTTGTGGGAAGAATTCCAACAGgtactcaaatccaatcttttgaAGCGGATTCATTCATAGGCAATGAAGGGTTGTGTGGGCCACCATTAACCCAAAATTGTAGTGGTGAAGGAGGACAAGGACTGTCACAACCGCCGTCATCTGAAACTACTAACTCTCATAGTAGTAGTTCAATTGATTGGAGTTTGCTAAGTGTGGAGTTGGGATTCACTTTTGGGTTTGGAATCTTTATCATGCCACTCATTTTGTGGAAGAGATGGAGGTTGTGGTACTCCAAGAAAGTAGACGATGTGCTTTACAAGATTGTCCCTCAACTTGATTTTGTATATGAACGTCGTGGTGGGAAGAGATATAGATCTTTAAGGTGGAAGCCTTATTGA